In Glycine max cultivar Williams 82 chromosome 15, Glycine_max_v4.0, whole genome shotgun sequence, the DNA window tatttacgaggataaaaaatatattttagtcaaaaataaaattcaaataaaatactcAAAGCctttatttatctaaaaaaaaatagtataatattaAGATTGCTTGTAAGAGTGTAAGGAATTAATTTGCTTAATTCATTGATGAACTTATCACTATAACATGTAAGAGAGAATGGTGACCTTCTTGTTCTAGGAATTGATATGcctaattaaaagataaagttgaAGAGTAAGATAAAATAGTGACCTTCTTGTCAAACAAGTCAATCCAAAACCTGGCTCTGGCTCGGTAGTGAGGATCATCAGAGAAGAGTTGTTTTTCTTGCTTCCAAACCTCATCAATGCATGTACTCAAGAATGATGAGGGACTCAGATATGGGTCTACCATTGTGGATGAGAACTTCTTGTGAATGGGATTGGACTTCAACTATAACTCGCTCTTGTTTTGATTCTcaaatatatctttttattccTTGTACACAAATTGAACTCCCTTCTCTAACAAGGCAATCTTCACTCTCATCACATAAGGGCTGGTCCAAAACCCCACAAGAACtacttcatccatgttttggAACAATTGAACAAATCACTAACTCCTCTATCGAGTTTTGTTGATCGTTAAACGTAGCCTAGGTGCCCTTTTTTATATAGCACCATAATAATTGGTCCACACTCATTCTATGCTTCCTTTGCAATTTATAATACATTATCTCCATAGTCTGAGTCTTTGACAAGAAAACTCAACAGTTTACTACAAGTATTATATTGAATACCAAGCAAAAAAGTATTAGATATGTAACAAACTttgaatgtaaaattaaatattcataactggaattttttagagatgataatatgATACGTGTGGatattattttaacattctttCTGTGGAATATAAATTTAGCGTcaactttttgaaaatattaaattaagggACTGCAACTGcatagtttgaatttttttatcattaagcaCATAAATTAACTATGATGTAATTATTATAGTTTCATCATTGAtgttgaatttgagttttaaatatataattacgttataataattttatttgactcaaataaaattattttttttaaatatgtggtACGgtctcaaaaaaaattatttttattttctatttttacttttgattataaaaatatcatcttattttcttctttttcttgtttcaaaAGTTTATGTGATAGCTGTAAGTCGTTATATCAATATAAATTGATCCCTATGTATGGGACACAATGATAATATTGTTACACACCCTTAATTCGAGCGTTGGTGAGTCCCTACTCTCCATTCCCCAATTTGGCTGAATAATATATATGGAAAAAGTGAATATTCTATGATCCACTTTCCAGCACACTCTTGGAAAAGTAATAGTTATCGAACTCCAACTTTGTGATGTATGTATTGAAGAATCAAATTTTGTATTCCCTCTCAATGAAACCTTTCATGGAAATTTCAAAATGCAAAGTTTATGTAAGAATCATGCTCAAGAAAGACTAGAGGATGAGAAAGAATTTCCCAAGATTATGCTCCCTGAATTGCATCATCTTGCATCGGAAAACTTGCCTTTGCTTTTCAGTTTCTGTTTGCCATTAACAGCTCATGAGAACAACCACCATTTCCTCTTACATTATTTAATGAAAAGGTGATCACATTATTTATAGGACTACTTCTCtactttaaattcttttattgaGACAAAAGACAATAATTGGTCATCATCTACCTGAATAATTCGAAGTCAATATATAGCACAATAATCAACAGGTTCCAAGTTCATTTTGCAAGctgaataaatttaattttctatcttCAGTGCTAAATAACCTACACAACTTGAAGACATTGGAGGTATCTTTTTATGATGCATTAAGGgttgtttttgaaaaacaataagACACACTGGTGCTGCCCAGCACGACTTAGCAACTCATTTTTGGACTCTGATTTTAAGACGTGTACtaaatctataatatttttttaatataagtaataaaaatttcttacttttttctcaattataatttataacgaGACTCTctctaaaatatcttttatttaataagataaaaaaaatatatgcttgatatcaaattttaattaaaaataatttataaaatatttttttaattaaaataacacaatttaataaaattaattattttttttaataaatacaagTGTGTCTTTTGTTACTTATAACCAAGACAAGACAAGAAATTACCTTCGGAGTAAATTAAGATCCTTAAGGAGGTCCTCATATTTCAAAACCTCTACACAGTGGTTAATTGTCAATAGTCGTGAAAGCCTAGATCATGTGTTTCCACTTTCCGATCTCTGTGGCTGAGAGGCTTCAACAGTTCCAATGCTCAAAATATCCTAGTGATAGATAACATTATTGAAAAGAGTGACCATCATGATCATATATGCATGTTTACGTTGAAAATTTGAACGTACAAGGTGTCATAGAATGATTATTGAAGACTATAGTCTCATCCTTTATTCTATTTCAGCCTTTAAATGAATTATGGGTCATGGATTGGTAAATATATAACACCATCAACAATAACAAGTTTACCAAAATTTCGAATTTTAGCATATATTATTGTCGGGTGCTAGAGGAAATATTTGAAAACGTGAATGAGGACGATGCACTAGCCACTATGTAAGGTTTCCTGTGTTTACAACTCAGCAATTTGTTTATATCACAGCATCATATAGTGATTGTAAAagcaaaataagtaattttaattttgatgaaaaatttaatagatAATAATACATCATTTACTATACATGATGATATAATATTAACAGTTAATTTTTCATGAACCACTAAAATTGAATACTTTACTTTCTAATAAGTTGTTTACTTTAGAGAATCCACATCCAACTTTAACTATATACATGTATTGTGATAGTGAAGTAAAACAGAGAAGTGCATAAAAGAGTATTGAAAAAGtgtaattattaaaaagaaagattaTGGCTTAAACATGTTAATAAGTGGGTCAAATGACATCTGTTACAGGTGCCAGCTGTTTAAAACACAATTCACATGTCATAATAAATTACACATGGCAGATGGGGAAAAGCGATTACTTTAAGAATAGTAATAAATGGCTTTGTATATGCTTTACTAAAACtagtatttttaattaggaCAAGATAGAagcttatttttatataattaaaatttataacaaataaatatttttaatgtaaaaatatattataattaaaataatggtattTTAGTTTGtacattatataaaataaatatttatttttatataattaaattttataatatatttttaagtatataaaCAGTATTTTGAATCTataataagtaaattaaattatgaaattaagttatttttaattattgataatttatttttgataaaaatgattaaaagtaATTTGGAGATAGAGATAAAATAATGTAGATAAGAGACAAAATAGGATAGATTGAAAGGTTAAGCAAGCGGTTAAGAATATTAAGtacacataaaaacaaaagaaagatagtttaatatgattaaaagaaatttttggcTACTTGGATGAGTAGTGTGTGAAATGtatcattaaaagaaaaaaatgagatttttttcaatagaaataaagaaaaaaggaaaagaaattcttATGTAAATACGACCCGCTTAATTCAACTAAtatttatagtaaaataaaagtgatttttaCTTGATAGGATCTCATGGAAGGGAATGAgagtcttatttttaaattgtattttaatttataatataacaaCATATTATATATCTATTGCATGTTTTAACGCTTTTATCGGTTTAGGGTCCA includes these proteins:
- the LOC100777495 gene encoding LOW QUALITY PROTEIN: probable glutathione S-transferase (The sequence of the model RefSeq protein was modified relative to this genomic sequence to represent the inferred CDS: inserted 1 base in 1 codon; deleted 1 base in 1 codon; substituted 2 bases at 2 genomic stop codons), translated to MDEVVLVGFWTSPYVMRVKIALLEKGVQFVYKEXKDIFENQNKSELXLKSNPIHKKXLIHNGRPISESLIILEYMIDEVWKQEKQLFSDDPHYRARARFWIDLFDKKIADYGMRLWASKGEDQEAAKKEFLECMKLLENELRDKPYFASDCFGLLDIDFTTKK